GCAGTTTGTATTAACTCATTTCAACATATTTTTAGTCGGTTTTGTTAAAATTTTAAGGTATGTATGCATGTTTCATTTCTAAGGTCCATGTTTTGACATAAGATCAACATGTAGCTATAATAGTCTTGTTATTACTAGATCACATTAGATGGATTTGGACTTTAAGGAAATTGGATTGTATTGGATATTAGTCACTTTGTATTGGAGTACAATTGGAAATTGGATATTTTCATGGATTTTATTTGGATTTCTATATATGGATTTGGATTCTAATCCACACTACATACAAAGATTATGTTATGTTTTTTCAAGCAATACGATGATTGGGTGGCATTATAGCCACTAAGACTAACTTGTCATGCATTGACCTAGTACGTCCGAGACTAGGAGTCTCACAAGTGAACCCAAGGAATTCGCCGATTGTCTTGGTAGTCTTGAACTTCCGAGAAAACCCCCAGGATCATTTTCAAGCATTGTTAAGTTTGTGTGGACCAAAGTTTGTGTAAGCAAAGTTCACTTAACTTAATTTTCAACTTGTTAGACATCTATTACTCATAAGCCGCTAAGTTCTAAACTGCCATATCGAAGTCGCAACGTTGTAGTAGTGGTGGCAAGAGATTGCTACTGCAATTGTCGCTGCTATGAACACTATTTAGTGCCATGCATCCAAAAGTGATGCTACTGTGAGAGCACCGGATGCAATGTTTGGTCCAACACTAACCAAACTCATAGCTAAAGCACGTAGAGAAACACATTACATAAACCTTTATATTAGATGTACTTCAAATCTTGACCTTATTGGTTCTAATATAAATATTTAAGAGTTAgaaccaaaaaaacaaaaaaaagtaagAAAACAAGTACACCAACACTAATTCGATTCTGCCTTTTAACCAACCAAATTTTACTTGGTTAAGAAGGTTTTAACCCTTTGCTtaccaaaaaacaaaaaaaaaacattagagcaactccaagagatggTTTAAAATTATATTCTAAAATTTATGATTTAGCCATTTGCTAAAATACAATACCCCTCAAAATAATAGAGTAACACAACAGCCTTGCTAAAATTCTCATTCTATATTTTAAAAACTGCCACGTCATCCGTCTTCCTCGTTGAATCACTCCTAGGAGGCTACGGTCCTTTCCCGCCATCGCACGCATTGGGGACATGGCCGCGGCTAGGCACAGACCAGCAGCTTGCCACCAGCCACGCTCTCCTGAAACTAGCCATGCAGGCATCTCCGGGACGGCGTCATATTTTAGACTACAGGGTAAAATAGCTGTTGGACCTTTATTTCTTCTAAAAATACTCAAAATTAGATTGCAGGGCATAAGTAGCAACTCTCTTGTAATTGCTCTTATACCAAATAGACCCATAACAATATATCAGCCCAACTGGCCCATTGAAAAACCCTAGTATATGAACACGTTCACAACCTCCTCACCCTCCTGGTCCTCCCTTTCGCCGCTGCCCCTGTTCTCTGTTCACCGCCGCACACAGTTCAGCTTTCCCGCGCCGCCCCTACCCCTTGCCCACCCGCGCCACCCCTCCTTCCCACCTCGATGGCCGGCGCAGAGGGCCGCTCCTGCGCCTTCCTCAGGCAGCGTCGGGCGTGGAGGAAGCGGCCGTGGCGGCGGCAGAGCTAGAGACGTCGGTGGCAGGTGAATGGCGTGTGGGTGGTGAGGAGATTTCCCTAGAAAGGTGCATGGTCCAGCCCAGCCAAACCCAACCCATCTCGTGCCTACATCATGATATGATCTTCGTTTGAATGCAATGTTTCTCCTGCCTTTTTACAACAATTGTTTTCTAGTGATCGATATGTTCCTTGTGCTTCATTGTGATTTAGATTTGGGTACGTTCGATAGCATCGGAATCATTAGCTATTAATATTAATTATTCCTACTATCTCTATTGCATCTGGTTCATATCTCGCTGTTATCCCATCCAGTACTGAAAGTGCCTGATTAGTGATTTGGTTTGTATTTGTCAGTTGATAGTGGCTGATTTATATGAAAACACAATATTTGGTGAATGATTTGATTGTATCTGTACAAATTCCAGTAGTCTGTATTACTTGGGTGAATCACATGGCCAAGCACTGTgtctgtatatgtatatatattgttGTAGAATATATAATACAATCACATGGCGAGCTATTTTGAGCCGCGTATGGCTGAATAACATATTTTGGAGAGGAGTGATATGCTTATGTAGTGCTGGATGGGAGTGTCCCCTGAATTTTGCATTATGATGAAGGAAGTATGCAAACAGACATTAGGTATAGCATTTGCTCTTGTATAAAACAATTAATCCTGTATAAGAATAGTGTTATTTCCTATAAGAAAAAACATTGGCTATCACTTGCCTAGATTGGAATCTTCGGTTAACAGGGTAAGCAAGGCATCCAGAAGAATTGACTATGGCAAGAGTCCAAAGTGCTGCCAAGTAGAGAGCTCATAATAATAGAGAAAAAAATGTTCCTGTATTATGATTGCCAATAAAGTATATTTTATGATGATATCAAACTTTTCTTACTACTCACTTTCTAATTTTTAAATGAAACACTTAACATGGTTTTTAAATGGAGTAATATTAACAGTGCTGCTTTTTTCTGTTTGACGTAGCTTCTTATGTGATCACACTGTTAAATATGTAAACAGGAAAGGTTGAATATTCTACCAAAATACCAAACTACAAACACTTCTGTTCAGTGTTGCTTTTCCAGATTGGGTGAATAAGGTAACAACAATTCATAGGGCTTTCCATTTTTTAAAATGTTTTTTTAGTATTACATGGGCATTATTAATTTAGGAAAATGCAACCATGAAAATTGGTGAGCTTGGATTAGAACCTGATAGACCAGCACTTACAACTGTTGAGGAGAACATGATTTTCCAGTCATGCTACAAAGAAACAACACAAATCAAATCATCCAAATTACATGGGCATGGATATTTGGCTATGTATCGAACTCGCAGAGAACTTATGAAAGAGAACCTTGAAGTACATGCACGTGCTCAAGCTGCAGCTAGGGAGAAGAGCATTGATTTAGAAGTGGAGGTTGACAAGCTCAAAGAACAGATTGCGCAAGAAGCTGCAGAAAGGGAAAGGGGGCAAGAAGAAAATAGGAGGAGGATGCAAGAGGAGCTGGAAAATGCTAAGATAAACTTAAGAGAAGAAATGAAGCAAGAATTTCTTAATATGCAAGCGCAGCACAAAGAAGGAGCTATGATTATGGTATTAGAATATTTTTTTATCCTTTGTACTCTTGATAATCTTATGATTGTGATGCCTAATCTTTCACCCCCAATATTTATATGTATAGAGTACCCTGCAAAACAATGCCAGTACACAAGTTGCACCAATCatagaagaggaagatgagaccggtggacatgaaaatgaaaatgaagatGGGTTACAGGAGGTAATGACATTATTTCACTATGTTCCATGTACCTTGAACTGTAGCTAAAATAGATCAAACAACTTGATGTTTGTAGACTCAGCCTGGAAGCGTTGTCACCGTACAAAAAGGTGCACCAGCACCTACTCGCTCCACTAGAAGTATTGCACCTCCCAGCAGAGCTCTTTTCAACGAAAACACTGCAAATGTGACTGCATCGAAGACATATATCACTTCACAGCAGCTGATGAATAGGACAAGAAATAATCCCAAAAGGAGGAAGGTAACAACCATCTAATTGGAATCTAAATTCTTGCATGATTTAATGAAATTTTATCAAATGTGACCTTCCTTGTTGAACTAGGAAATGTAGAAAATACATTGAACATGCGTGCTGAAAACTGCAGCTTGTGCAGGTTTGATTGGGTGAGTTGTTCTGAGTAGTAATCTACCTTTTCTGTGATACTTgataatacaaaagttgtagagggtTTAGAGATGTTTGTCGTCGTGAAAGGTCATGATTTTAGACCTAGAGAATTAGAGTTATGAATTTTGAAAGTAGCCGGTCAGGTTTTGACCTTGGTCTGGACATCAGTGGGTGTCTGTGTTTTTTGACCATGATAACTGTAGAATCTTATTTAACAAATAACTagaaaattgtagagaatttcatgggCTTTCTGTATTGTTAAAGAATATAATTTTTCGTTGTctacaactcaagttatgatttttctaatcAACTAAACTGCTGCTGCCTTAAAAATTCAGAGAAGGCAGCTGCTACTGTAACATATGCAGTAGTTGCATCTGATCCGTTGAAAAGGCCATGATGGATAGGATCAAAGCCGTATTTTCTTCTCCATCCCTCCCCAAGGCTTGCTGATAGACTCCGCTTCTTTTAGCAGAATTTATAAAGAGCAAAAGAGAATGCATACATCTTATAATGCAATCAAATGGAACACAGCTGCATGTGTCTGCTAGACTGCTACAAAAACTTGTATTACCCAATAGAACCATGCCTTCAGCATGTAGCCtacaaaaaaaatatagattatCATTTGTAAAGTCAATTGAACTTATATAATCGACCTATACTTACAATGAAATTTTGCTAAAATTCCCAGCCATCTACGCTTCCAAGGAGTAAGGATTGCTGACATCTTGAACAACATTTAAACTCTGAAAAGAGAGGGATATACAGAGACCAAAATAAAGATTGAGAAAGTAGAGAACAAAATATCAAGTTATTGTGAAAACACAGAATGCTATTTTCATGGAAAAACATAATTGTAATAAGCATACAGTAAgaatttgagtaaaactagaaatTGATTCATACGTTTGTGGTTCTGGAACAAtggaacatgactttcatctttttcatggaaaAAGGAATTGCAGCGACTAGACTGACAACATTTGCTCATTTGCAGAATTGCAGTAGAACTTCAACTATGCAAAAGCTTGGTTAATGGCTTTTGTATATGAAATTAGAAATTAGAACCATTTTATATCTTCATCTCTTTACATTTGTGCAAAACTTAGTAAACTTAATATTGTTCTAATATCCcaatcatattcttttggcagtaGGTGGACAAGGTTTCAGTGGGAGGCTCATAATCAAGCGAGGACATAGCCGAGGAGATGACGTGCTGAGCTGCTAGGAATTTCTCAAGTGCTGCATAGATGTTAGGAAGTTTGTAAAAAGTTGTCAAATAATGAGTTAATTGTACAC
This sequence is a window from Miscanthus floridulus cultivar M001 chromosome 10, ASM1932011v1, whole genome shotgun sequence. Protein-coding genes within it:
- the LOC136485319 gene encoding uncharacterized protein isoform X1; the encoded protein is MIMSTLQNNASTQVAPIIEEEDETGGHENENEDGLQETQPGSVVTVQKGAPAPTRSTRSIAPPSRALFNENTANVTASKTYITSQQLMNRTRNNPKRRKVDKVSVGGS
- the LOC136485319 gene encoding uncharacterized protein isoform X2, which codes for MIMSTLQNNASTQVAPIIEEEDETGGHENENEDGLQETQPGSVVTVQKGAPAPTRSTRSIAPPSRALFNENTANVTASKTYITSQQLMNRTRNNPKRRKEM
- the LOC136485319 gene encoding uncharacterized protein isoform X3, with protein sequence MIMSTLQNNASTQVAPIIEEEDETGGHENENEDGLQETQPGSVVTVQKGAPAPTRSTRSIAPPSRALFNENTANVTASKTYITSQQLMNRTRNNPKRRK